The following are from one region of the Cottoperca gobio chromosome 13, fCotGob3.1, whole genome shotgun sequence genome:
- the LOC115018303 gene encoding alpha-(1,3)-fucosyltransferase 4-like: MGVGAHWRAAGRSKITAHRADRRSGLSQQQKCYELVLKSTCSSVCVVTVSFLLFLGVCLLYLPDPFTPEPFVYEQNREVTLLIWTHPFGRYRKLPDCFALYQIDGCSLTDDERAYPQADAVIVHHRDVVTGIADLPLEPRPRAQKWIWMNYESPAHTRRLWGFEGVYNLTMTYRTDSDIFLPYGYLLPRERSAKDLQNRFAQPLRAPSRSHILRPRLLAWVISNWSESHARVTFYHQLRRYIQVDVFGRAGRPLPEDSGGSSVVRLVGRYQFYLALENSQHTDYITEKLWNAVRAGAVPVVLGPSRQNYERFLPPEAFIHVDDFPTVRVLAQYLLMLRRNPARLRRHLDWRGSYSMHQPAFWAEHYCTACRAVRRTRGRTDAVKDLTRWFHS; the protein is encoded by the coding sequence ATGGGAGTGGGGGCTCACTGGAGAGCAGCGGGCCGATCCAAAATCACAGCTCACCGGGCAGACAGGCGCTCAGGTTTGTCCCAGCAGCAGAAATGTTATGAACTTGTTCTCAAAAGCACCTGCTCCTCTGTGTGCGTGGTCACTGTCAGTTTCCTGCTCTTCCTGGGAGTCTGCCTGCTCTACTTACCGGACCCGTTCACACCGGAACCGTTTGTCTACGAGCAGAACCGCGAGGTGACGCTCCTGATATGGACTCATCCGTTCGGTCGGTACCGCAAACTTCCGGACTGCTTTGCGCTCTATCAGATCGACGGGTGCTCGCTCACCGACGACGAGCGGGCGTACCCGCAGGCCGACGCTGTGATCGTTCACCACCGAGACGTTGTCACCGGCATCGCTGACCTGCCACTGGAACCGCGGCCACGTGCACAAAAGTGGATATGGATGAACTATGAGTCCCCCGCGCACACACGAAGACTGTGGGGCTTTGAGGGTGTTTATAACCTCACAATGACCTATCGGACAGACTCAGATATTTTTCTGCCGTACGGGTATTTGCTCCCCCGTGAACGAAGTGCCAAGGATCTCCAGAACCGGTTTGCTCAACCGCTGCGCGCACCCTCGCGCTCACACATCCTCCGGCCCCGCCTCCTGGCCTGGGTCATCAGCAACTGGTCGGAGTCACACGCGCGCGTGACCTTCTACCACCAGCTCCGCCGGTACATCCAGGTGGATGTGTTCGGGCGCGCGGGCCGGCCGTTGCCGGAGGACAGCGGCGGCAGCAGCGTGGTGCGGCTGGTCGGACGGTACCAGTTCTACCTGGCGCTGGAGAACTCTCAGCACACCGACTACATCACGGAAAAGCTGTGGAACGCCGTGCGGGCCGGTGCCGTCCCGGTGGTGCTGGGTCCGTCCCGGCAGAACTATGAGCGCTTCCTGCCCCCCGAGGCCTTCATCCACGTGGACGACTTCCCCACCGTGCGAGTGCTGGCCCAGTACCTGCTGATGCTGAGGCGCAACCCGGCCCGGCTGAGGCGGCACCTGGACTGGAGAGGGAGCTACAGCATGCACCAGCCCGCCTTCTGGGCTGAACACTACTGTACGGCCTGCAGGGCGGTGAGGAGGACTAGAGGCAGGACAGATGCTGTCAAAGACTTGACACGATGGTTCCACTCGTGA